A single Agromyces sp. CF514 DNA region contains:
- a CDS encoding MFS transporter, with protein MFRSLAGRNYRLWFIGAIVSNVGGWMQSTTQDWVVLTEMTDNNAAAVGTTMALQFGPQLLLVPITGAVIDRFDRRKVLLVTQTVLMLLAFGLGLLLLAGHAELWHLYAFALAFGITSAFDAPARQTFVSDLVSGPNASNAVALNAASFNVARLIGPAVAGGLIVLVGSGWVFLINGVTFLALIGALLAMRERELIRHPRRPREGNALVQGFRYVAGRSDLVVVMTIVFLVGAFAMNFPIFSSTMAVMFGEGAGEYGILSSILAIGSLTAALLAARRSRARLRVVVISVGALGVAMVVASLMPTYATFAASTVFIGFCTVTLLTTANGYVQTTTDASVRGRVMALYTAVLMGSTLVGAPIVGWVADAAGPRWALGAGALASFVSLGIGVGWLVVARGLRITRVPQRPWRFGVAWAAATDAIADGDRVALPTGAVAVVEAGPEDFSDEVAMTSPIPLPKLPVSRTDAAGRASENSGRASWAAGQNAAEVADRAEAADRTPDTADSRSRR; from the coding sequence ATGTTCCGATCGCTCGCGGGCCGCAACTACCGGTTGTGGTTCATCGGCGCGATCGTCTCGAACGTGGGCGGGTGGATGCAGTCCACCACCCAGGACTGGGTCGTGCTCACCGAGATGACCGACAACAACGCCGCCGCGGTCGGCACCACCATGGCGCTGCAGTTCGGCCCGCAGTTGCTGCTCGTGCCGATCACCGGCGCCGTCATCGACCGGTTCGACCGCCGCAAGGTGCTCCTGGTCACGCAGACCGTGCTCATGCTGCTCGCGTTCGGCCTCGGCCTGCTGCTGCTCGCAGGGCACGCCGAGCTCTGGCACCTCTACGCCTTCGCGCTCGCGTTCGGCATCACGTCGGCCTTCGACGCACCCGCGCGCCAGACCTTCGTCTCCGACCTCGTGAGCGGCCCGAACGCCTCGAACGCGGTCGCCCTGAACGCGGCCTCCTTCAACGTCGCACGCCTCATCGGCCCGGCCGTGGCGGGCGGGCTCATCGTGCTCGTGGGCTCCGGCTGGGTGTTCCTCATCAACGGGGTGACGTTCCTCGCCCTCATCGGGGCCCTGCTCGCCATGCGCGAGCGCGAGCTGATCCGGCACCCGCGCCGACCCCGCGAGGGCAACGCGCTCGTGCAGGGGTTCCGGTACGTCGCCGGGCGTTCCGACCTCGTCGTGGTCATGACGATCGTGTTCCTCGTCGGCGCGTTCGCCATGAACTTCCCGATCTTCTCGTCGACCATGGCGGTCATGTTCGGCGAGGGCGCGGGCGAGTACGGCATCCTCTCGTCGATCCTCGCGATCGGGTCGCTCACCGCCGCCCTGCTCGCCGCCCGCCGTTCTCGGGCGCGGCTGCGGGTCGTCGTCATCAGCGTCGGCGCGCTCGGCGTCGCGATGGTCGTCGCCTCGCTCATGCCGACCTACGCGACGTTCGCCGCCTCGACCGTGTTCATCGGCTTCTGCACGGTCACCCTCCTCACCACCGCCAACGGATACGTGCAGACCACGACCGACGCCTCGGTGCGCGGCCGGGTCATGGCGCTCTACACCGCCGTGCTCATGGGCTCGACCCTCGTGGGCGCGCCCATCGTCGGGTGGGTCGCGGATGCCGCGGGCCCCCGTTGGGCGCTCGGCGCCGGCGCTCTCGCGTCGTTCGTGTCGCTCGGCATCGGCGTCGGGTGGCTCGTCGTCGCGCGCGGGCTGCGCATCACGCGCGTGCCGCAGCGGCCCTGGCGTTTCGGCGTGGCCTGGGCCGCGGCCACCGACGCCATCGCCGACGGCGACCGCGTCGCACTGCCGACCGGCGCGGTGGCCGTCGTGGAGGCCGGCCCCGAGGACTTCTCCGACGAGGTCGCGATGACCTCGCCCATCCCCCTGCCGAAGCTCCCGGTCAGCCGGACGGATGCCGCGGGGCGGGCGTCCGAGAACTCCGGGCGGGCGTCCTGGGCAGCTGGGCAGAACGCAGCCGAGGTCGCCGACCGCGCAGAGGCGGCAGACCGGACGCCCGACACCGCAGACTCGCGATCACGCCGCTGA
- a CDS encoding MarR family winged helix-turn-helix transcriptional regulator, whose amino-acid sequence MTDVQDQAASQVRLAAVRLSRRLRAQKSDDRVTDSQMTVLMHLSKHGSMTLSELAEAERISAPSMNRTVDCLETEGHVVRTPDAVDRRKTNITATDSGREIVAATLHKRNAWLAERMHELTEAERTTLIAASEIMDRIATR is encoded by the coding sequence ATGACCGACGTCCAGGACCAGGCCGCCTCGCAGGTGCGACTCGCGGCCGTGCGCCTCTCACGCCGCCTGCGCGCGCAGAAGTCCGACGACCGCGTCACCGACAGTCAGATGACCGTGCTCATGCACCTGTCGAAGCACGGGTCGATGACCCTCTCCGAACTCGCCGAGGCCGAGCGCATCAGCGCACCCTCGATGAACCGCACGGTCGACTGCCTCGAGACCGAAGGGCACGTCGTGCGCACGCCCGACGCCGTCGACCGCCGCAAGACGAACATCACGGCCACCGACTCCGGCCGCGAGATCGTCGCCGCGACCCTGCACAAGCGCAACGCCTGGCTCGCCGAGCGCATGCACGAACTCACCGAGGCGGAACGCACGACGCTCATCGCGGCATCCGAGATCATGGATCGGATCGCCACCAGGTGA
- a CDS encoding circularly permuted type 2 ATP-grasp protein produces the protein MATLFDGYATAGTNRAGRRRRAGRPWDEMFPDGEAGAREPYRELYRALARMSQDELRGRTDALASSYLAQGVTFDFAGEERPFPLDAVPRVIAASDWERAETGVAQRVRALEAFLADVYGPQRAVADGVIPAALISSSTHYHRQAAGIVSANGVRIHVAGIDLIRDELGDWRVLEDNVRVPSGVSYVISNRRVMAQTLPELFTSMRVRPVGEYPNRLLQALRASAPEGIEDPTVVVLTPGVHNSAYYEHTLLARLMGVELVEGRDLFSSGGRIWMHTTAGPTRVDVIYRRVDDEFLDPQQFRPDSVLGAPGLMLAARLGHVTIANAVGNGVADDKLVYTYVPDLIRYYLGEEPVLPNVDTWRLEEPEALAEVLDRLDELVVKPVDGSGGKGLVIGPDASKGELDELRMRLLADPRGWIAQPVVQLSTIPTLVEDGLRPRHADLRPFAVNDGDEVWVLPGGLTRVALPEGRLVVNSSQGGGSKDTWVLETRVAPLVDTGGFPVMPGLADTTHRSVGALVADQASPNTPAATGLHGTHAVVGETRTGSGETRTASPVTASPQDADAPVRQQQQQQQQQQRMPRHPLVEGREGTSC, from the coding sequence ATGGCGACACTCTTCGACGGATATGCCACCGCGGGCACGAACCGGGCCGGGCGAAGGCGGCGCGCCGGGCGCCCGTGGGATGAGATGTTCCCCGACGGCGAGGCCGGCGCGCGCGAGCCGTACCGAGAGCTCTACCGGGCGCTCGCCCGCATGTCGCAGGACGAACTGCGCGGCCGCACCGACGCGCTCGCGAGCTCGTACCTCGCGCAGGGCGTGACGTTCGACTTCGCGGGCGAGGAGCGCCCGTTCCCCCTCGACGCCGTGCCGCGCGTGATCGCCGCGTCCGACTGGGAGCGCGCAGAGACTGGCGTCGCCCAGCGCGTGCGGGCGCTCGAGGCCTTCCTCGCCGACGTGTACGGGCCGCAACGGGCCGTCGCCGACGGCGTGATCCCTGCAGCCCTCATCAGTTCGTCGACGCACTACCACCGCCAGGCCGCGGGCATCGTGAGCGCGAACGGGGTGCGCATCCACGTGGCGGGCATCGACCTGATCCGCGACGAGCTCGGCGACTGGCGGGTGCTCGAAGACAACGTGCGCGTGCCGAGCGGAGTGAGCTACGTCATCTCCAACCGACGCGTGATGGCGCAGACCCTGCCCGAGCTGTTCACCTCCATGCGCGTGCGGCCGGTGGGGGAGTACCCGAACCGGCTGCTGCAGGCCCTTCGGGCGAGCGCGCCCGAGGGCATCGAGGACCCGACGGTCGTCGTGCTCACGCCCGGCGTGCACAACTCGGCGTACTACGAGCACACGCTGCTCGCCCGGCTCATGGGGGTCGAGCTCGTCGAGGGTCGCGACCTGTTCAGCTCGGGCGGCCGCATCTGGATGCACACGACCGCCGGCCCGACCCGCGTCGACGTCATCTACCGCCGCGTCGACGACGAGTTCCTCGACCCGCAGCAGTTCCGGCCCGACTCGGTGCTCGGCGCGCCCGGGCTCATGCTCGCGGCGCGCCTCGGCCATGTCACCATCGCGAACGCCGTGGGCAACGGCGTCGCCGACGACAAGCTCGTCTACACCTACGTGCCCGACCTCATCCGCTACTACCTGGGTGAGGAGCCCGTGCTCCCGAACGTCGACACCTGGCGCCTCGAGGAGCCCGAGGCGCTCGCCGAGGTGCTCGACCGGCTCGACGAGCTCGTCGTGAAACCCGTCGACGGGTCGGGCGGCAAGGGCCTCGTCATCGGTCCGGATGCCTCGAAGGGCGAACTCGACGAGCTGCGCATGCGACTGCTCGCCGACCCGCGCGGCTGGATCGCGCAGCCCGTCGTGCAGCTCTCGACGATCCCGACGCTCGTCGAGGACGGCCTGCGCCCCCGTCACGCCGACCTCCGCCCCTTCGCCGTCAACGACGGCGACGAGGTGTGGGTGCTGCCCGGCGGCCTCACCCGCGTGGCCCTGCCCGAGGGCCGGCTCGTCGTGAACTCCAGCCAGGGCGGCGGCTCGAAGGACACCTGGGTGCTCGAGACGCGCGTGGCCCCGCTGGTCGACACCGGCGGGTTCCCGGTGATGCCTGGGCTCGCCGACACGACGCACCGCTCGGTCGGGGCGCTCGTGGCCGACCAGGCCTCGCCGAACACGCCTGCCGCGACCGGGCTGCACGGCACCCACGCCGTCGTCGGCGAGACCCGAACCGGCTCGGGCGAGACGCGCACGGCGTCGCCCGTGACCGCATCCCCGCAGGACGCGGACGCCCCGGTGCGCCAGCAGCAACAGCAGCAGCAACAGCAGCAGCGGATGCCGCGGCATCCGCTCGTCGAAGGCAGGGAGGGCACATCATGCTGA
- a CDS encoding alpha-E domain-containing protein, protein MLSRIAESLFWIGRYIERSDGTARILDVHLQLLLEDPWIDEDTACRSLLSVMGSEVESDDRLGRDDVIALLAVDRKHPASIAHSVAAARENARRAREIVSTELWEALNHTNARMPHRVASDKTHEFFRWVRDRSALAIGVVDSATSRDEAWHFFALGRAIERADMTARLLATRSLTEASGPSWTTILRSCGGYEAYLRSYRGVPSTESAAEFLLLDRLFPRSIISSVIRAEESLREIDPRAGRVGVTDQARRLLGQIRSELEYRPIADILVDLTGHMEQLQAVTSATSEAIRARYFPTSVVPVWIGEVS, encoded by the coding sequence ATGCTGAGCCGCATCGCCGAGTCGCTGTTCTGGATCGGCCGCTACATCGAACGCAGCGACGGCACCGCGCGCATCCTCGACGTGCACCTCCAGCTGCTGCTCGAGGATCCGTGGATCGACGAGGACACCGCGTGCCGATCCCTGCTGAGCGTCATGGGCAGCGAGGTCGAGTCCGACGATCGGCTCGGTCGCGACGACGTGATCGCCCTGCTCGCGGTGGACCGCAAGCATCCGGCGTCGATCGCGCACTCGGTCGCCGCGGCGCGCGAGAACGCGAGACGGGCGCGCGAGATCGTCTCGACCGAGCTGTGGGAGGCGCTGAACCACACGAACGCGCGCATGCCGCACCGGGTCGCGAGCGACAAGACGCACGAGTTCTTCCGCTGGGTGCGCGACCGCTCGGCGCTCGCGATCGGCGTCGTCGACTCGGCGACCAGCCGCGACGAGGCCTGGCACTTCTTCGCCCTCGGGCGGGCGATCGAACGCGCCGACATGACGGCGCGACTGCTCGCGACCCGATCGCTCACCGAGGCGAGCGGCCCGAGCTGGACCACGATCCTCCGCAGCTGCGGCGGCTACGAGGCGTACCTGCGCAGCTACCGTGGCGTGCCCTCGACCGAGTCGGCGGCGGAGTTCCTGCTGCTCGACCGCCTGTTCCCGCGGTCGATCATCTCGAGCGTGATCCGCGCAGAGGAGTCGCTCCGCGAGATCGACCCCAGGGCGGGCCGCGTCGGCGTGACTGACCAGGCCAGGCGCCTGCTCGGCCAGATCAGGTCGGAGCTCGAGTACCGGCCGATCGCCGACATCCTCGTCGACCTCACCGGGCACATGGAGCAGTTGCAGGCCGTCACGTCGGCCACGAGCGAGGCGATCAGGGCGCGCTACTTCCCGACGAGCGTGGTTCCGGTCTGGATCGGGGAGGTCTCATGA
- a CDS encoding transglutaminase family protein has translation MSRMRIVHRTGFTYAEPATASYNEARMLPHSDGHQFVLQSGLDIRPGASQHAYLDYWGTRVSTFEVLTPHQELSVTATSLVEVHAAPAPRSELGWDELAVAAASTVTLVESSGLSRQTDPPEEVRALAAEIRAEGGGVGETALEICRAVGSSMEYMRGVTGVHSTAAEAWAERKGVCQDITHVALGALRSVGIPARYVSGYLHPDPEASVGQTVVGESHAWVEWYAGEWRGYDPTNLVEVGDRHVLVGRGRDYGDVPPLRGVYAGPGASELFVSVEITRVA, from the coding sequence ATGAGCCGCATGCGCATCGTGCACCGCACGGGCTTCACCTACGCGGAGCCGGCGACGGCCTCGTACAACGAGGCGCGCATGCTGCCGCACTCCGACGGGCACCAGTTCGTGCTGCAGTCGGGCCTCGACATCCGCCCTGGCGCGAGCCAGCACGCGTACCTCGACTACTGGGGCACGCGCGTGTCGACCTTCGAGGTGCTGACCCCGCACCAGGAGCTCTCCGTCACCGCGACGAGCCTCGTCGAGGTGCACGCCGCGCCCGCGCCGCGCAGCGAGCTCGGCTGGGACGAGCTCGCGGTCGCGGCCGCGTCGACCGTGACGCTCGTCGAGTCGAGCGGGCTCTCGCGGCAGACCGACCCGCCCGAGGAGGTGCGGGCGCTCGCCGCGGAGATCCGCGCCGAGGGCGGCGGCGTCGGCGAGACCGCGCTCGAGATCTGCCGGGCCGTCGGCTCGTCGATGGAGTACATGCGCGGGGTCACCGGCGTGCACTCGACCGCCGCCGAGGCCTGGGCCGAGCGCAAGGGCGTCTGCCAGGACATCACGCACGTCGCGCTCGGCGCGCTGCGCTCGGTCGGCATTCCCGCGCGCTACGTGTCGGGCTACCTGCACCCCGACCCCGAGGCATCCGTCGGCCAGACCGTCGTGGGCGAGTCGCACGCCTGGGTGGAATGGTACGCGGGGGAGTGGCGCGGCTACGACCCGACCAACCTCGTCGAGGTCGGCGACCGCCACGTGCTCGTCGGCCGCGGACGGGACTACGGCGACGTGCCGCCCCTGCGCGGGGTCTACGCGGGCCCCGGCGCGTCGGAGCTGTTCGTCTCGGTCGAGATCACGCGCGTGGCGTGA
- a CDS encoding NPCBM/NEW2 domain-containing protein: protein MQQSRTPAVGRARRTTALGLATLVAITGLSAITFTIGTAQPASAAASAPTPITPKPVSPEVPVDDAGKTLGAITGVERDGSTVTLEAERGAYRVTFLDAETLRLEASPTGEFTDPANTPEGDPARTADIVVGTDDFTHASVKVSERRGKPITISTSKVKLEVDPASGSTTLKRDGGDVVWSESAPLSFGDRSTTQHLAGVEGEQFLGGGMQNGRSIHTGATINVAKNFDWDDDGYPNAVPYYMSSNGYGVLRNTFAAGSYDFAAHTTTHAEQRFDAYYFVGDYAHALDSYTKLTGRPMMPPVYALEYGDADCYNRSSPTYSGSRDPAKLKTPQALEIAKDFVENDMPAGWMLVNDGYGCEYQDLPQTVDAIAAETGLKTGLWTQRSLTEQESEVGDAGIRLRKLDVAWVGSGYRLALTGCEAAHAGIEQYSDARGTSLMVEGWAGSQRCGMQWTGDHSGNLDAVRWQVSALTGAGNSGLPFTTGDVDGIFGGSAESYVRDLQWKAFAPALYSMSGWASTDKRPWLYGDEATAINRSYLQLRQQLMPYIYSLAAESHRSGLPMMRSVALEYPHDPGAYSVEANNEFLLGGDYLVAPVFTKTTVRNGIYLPAGDQWVDYWTGRVHEGGQVLNGHPAPLDRLPIFVRAGAVVPQGVVARNASLVPEDSPITLSVYPQGDSGFALYEDDKVTRAYADGDSSTQAFSVDAPKAGKKGTVRIEIGERDGDYAGMAEARPYRVEAHTGSAPKQVKLGNRALPRVDDVVALDAAPGWTYLADRAGGVVVISTGAVDADDSVRLTLTDTSGVGGQDAEVAAASVAVDLAERVFQGEQTTVTATFANTGGKAKDAVVLTPVAPEGWTLVSSNGGEPGTVKQGGTAKAEFVFEITDAAAADLQTVAVEASYTSKGTANTVSGANQLYVAYGSLAGAYNADSVTELSTAKAGDFDGGGASFSAEALARAGVTPGSTVTVGTGDAAIGYTWPAPDGAADSVSPAGQTVALSGQGTHLAVLASAATGGGVSPELELHYTDGTVAKQGVYFPNWLLQASGLGGSSVAITSLGRNSATNPAVYEYPTGKYQVYSNLVRLNPAKELEYVVLPTESRMRIFDWKVVDQPMPATPSGTAWASDVPWQSATNGWGVIGKDVANKDAADSPDVPLAVNYTDPATGEQPTYAKGLGVHAASKITYYVGGACSAFTSAVGLEAGFAGNVIFQVDVDGVNRYQSRTFTPGFAPEQVEVDLTGVQYVDLIVQAPGSINGAHGVWGDARFTCE, encoded by the coding sequence ATGCAGCAGTCTCGAACACCCGCCGTCGGCAGAGCCCGGCGCACCACCGCACTGGGCCTCGCGACCCTCGTCGCGATCACCGGCCTCAGCGCGATCACCTTCACGATCGGCACCGCCCAACCGGCCTCGGCCGCGGCGAGCGCGCCCACGCCGATCACGCCGAAGCCGGTGAGTCCCGAAGTCCCCGTGGACGACGCCGGCAAGACCCTGGGCGCCATCACCGGCGTCGAACGCGACGGATCGACGGTCACGCTCGAGGCCGAGCGCGGCGCCTACCGGGTCACGTTCCTCGACGCCGAGACCCTGCGGCTCGAGGCCTCGCCGACCGGCGAGTTCACCGACCCCGCGAACACGCCGGAAGGCGACCCCGCACGCACCGCGGACATCGTGGTCGGCACCGACGACTTCACGCATGCCTCGGTCAAGGTGAGCGAGCGCCGGGGCAAGCCCATCACCATCTCCACCTCGAAGGTGAAGCTCGAGGTCGATCCCGCCAGCGGCAGCACCACGCTCAAGCGCGACGGCGGCGACGTCGTCTGGTCGGAGTCCGCACCGCTGAGCTTCGGCGACCGCTCGACCACCCAGCACCTCGCGGGCGTCGAGGGCGAGCAGTTCCTCGGAGGCGGCATGCAGAACGGCCGCTCGATCCACACGGGCGCGACCATCAACGTGGCCAAGAACTTCGACTGGGACGACGACGGATACCCCAACGCGGTGCCGTACTACATGTCCTCGAACGGCTACGGCGTGCTGCGGAACACCTTCGCCGCCGGCAGCTACGACTTCGCGGCGCACACGACGACCCACGCCGAGCAGCGCTTCGACGCCTACTACTTCGTGGGCGACTACGCCCACGCGCTCGACTCGTACACCAAGCTCACGGGCCGCCCGATGATGCCGCCGGTGTACGCCCTCGAGTACGGCGACGCCGACTGCTACAACCGGTCGAGCCCCACCTACTCCGGCTCGCGCGACCCGGCGAAGCTGAAGACGCCGCAGGCGCTCGAGATCGCGAAGGACTTCGTCGAGAACGACATGCCGGCGGGCTGGATGCTCGTGAACGACGGCTACGGCTGCGAGTACCAGGACCTGCCGCAGACCGTCGACGCCATCGCCGCCGAGACCGGCCTGAAGACGGGACTCTGGACCCAGCGATCGCTGACCGAGCAGGAGTCGGAGGTCGGCGACGCGGGCATCCGCCTGCGCAAGCTCGACGTGGCCTGGGTCGGGTCGGGCTACCGACTCGCGCTGACCGGCTGCGAGGCCGCGCACGCGGGCATCGAGCAGTACTCCGACGCCCGCGGCACCTCGCTCATGGTCGAGGGATGGGCAGGCTCGCAGCGCTGCGGCATGCAGTGGACGGGCGACCACAGCGGCAACCTCGACGCCGTGCGCTGGCAGGTCTCGGCGCTCACGGGCGCGGGCAACTCCGGCCTGCCGTTCACGACGGGCGATGTCGACGGCATCTTCGGCGGGTCGGCCGAGAGCTACGTGCGCGACCTGCAGTGGAAGGCGTTCGCCCCTGCGCTCTACTCGATGAGCGGGTGGGCGTCGACCGACAAGCGCCCGTGGCTCTACGGCGACGAGGCGACCGCGATCAACCGCTCGTACCTGCAGCTGCGCCAGCAGCTCATGCCGTACATCTACTCGCTCGCGGCCGAATCGCACCGCAGCGGCCTGCCGATGATGCGCTCGGTGGCGCTCGAGTACCCCCACGACCCCGGCGCGTACAGCGTCGAGGCCAACAACGAGTTCCTCCTCGGCGGCGACTACCTCGTGGCCCCCGTCTTCACGAAGACCACCGTTCGCAACGGCATCTACCTGCCCGCGGGCGATCAGTGGGTCGACTACTGGACGGGTCGCGTGCACGAGGGCGGACAGGTGCTCAACGGGCACCCGGCGCCGCTCGACCGGCTGCCGATCTTCGTGCGCGCAGGGGCCGTGGTGCCGCAGGGCGTCGTCGCCCGCAACGCGTCGCTCGTGCCCGAGGACTCGCCCATCACGCTCTCGGTCTACCCGCAGGGCGACAGCGGCTTCGCGCTGTACGAGGACGACAAGGTGACCCGGGCCTACGCCGACGGAGACTCGAGCACGCAGGCGTTCTCGGTCGACGCGCCGAAGGCCGGCAAGAAGGGCACGGTGCGCATCGAGATCGGCGAGCGCGACGGCGACTACGCGGGCATGGCCGAGGCGCGACCCTATCGCGTCGAGGCGCACACCGGCTCGGCGCCGAAGCAGGTCAAGCTCGGCAACCGCGCCCTGCCCCGCGTCGACGACGTCGTCGCGCTCGACGCCGCGCCCGGTTGGACCTACCTCGCCGATCGGGCGGGCGGGGTCGTCGTGATCTCGACCGGCGCGGTCGACGCCGACGACTCGGTCCGCCTCACGCTCACCGACACGAGCGGCGTGGGCGGCCAGGACGCGGAGGTCGCCGCGGCATCCGTCGCCGTCGACCTCGCGGAGCGCGTGTTCCAGGGCGAGCAGACCACGGTGACGGCCACCTTCGCGAACACCGGCGGCAAGGCCAAGGACGCGGTCGTGCTGACGCCCGTCGCCCCCGAGGGCTGGACCCTCGTCTCGTCGAACGGCGGCGAGCCCGGCACCGTGAAGCAGGGCGGCACCGCGAAGGCCGAGTTCGTCTTCGAGATCACGGATGCCGCAGCGGCCGACCTGCAGACGGTCGCCGTCGAGGCGTCGTACACCTCCAAGGGCACGGCGAACACCGTGTCGGGGGCGAACCAGCTCTACGTGGCGTACGGGTCGCTCGCCGGTGCGTACAACGCGGACTCGGTCACCGAGCTCTCGACGGCGAAGGCCGGCGACTTCGACGGCGGCGGCGCGAGCTTCTCGGCCGAGGCGCTCGCCAGGGCCGGCGTCACGCCCGGGTCGACGGTGACCGTCGGCACGGGAGACGCCGCGATCGGGTACACGTGGCCGGCCCCGGACGGTGCCGCCGACTCGGTCTCGCCGGCCGGCCAGACCGTCGCGCTCTCGGGTCAGGGCACGCACCTCGCCGTGCTCGCCTCCGCCGCCACGGGCGGCGGAGTGAGCCCCGAGCTCGAGCTGCACTACACCGACGGCACGGTCGCGAAGCAGGGCGTCTACTTCCCGAACTGGCTGCTGCAGGCCTCGGGGCTCGGCGGTTCGAGCGTCGCGATCACGTCGCTCGGGCGCAACAGCGCGACGAACCCCGCGGTGTACGAGTACCCGACGGGCAAGTACCAGGTGTACTCGAACCTCGTTCGGCTGAACCCGGCGAAGGAGCTCGAGTACGTGGTGCTGCCGACCGAGTCGCGGATGCGCATCTTCGACTGGAAGGTCGTCGACCAGCCCATGCCCGCGACCCCGAGCGGCACCGCGTGGGCCTCCGACGTGCCGTGGCAGAGCGCCACGAACGGGTGGGGCGTCATCGGCAAGGACGTGGCGAACAAGGATGCCGCGGACTCGCCCGACGTGCCGCTCGCGGTGAACTACACCGATCCCGCGACGGGCGAGCAGCCGACGTACGCCAAGGGCCTCGGCGTGCACGCCGCCTCGAAGATCACCTACTACGTGGGCGGGGCGTGCAGCGCCTTCACCTCGGCGGTCGGGTTGGAGGCGGGCTTCGCCGGCAACGTGATCTTCCAGGTCGACGTCGACGGCGTGAACCGCTACCAGTCGCGCACGTTCACGCCCGGGTTCGCGCCCGAGCAGGTGGAGGTCGATCTCACCGGCGTGCAGTACGTCGACCTGATCGTGCAGGCGCCCGGAAGCATCAACGGCGCTCACGGCGTCTGGGGGGACGCGCGGTTCACCTGCGAGTGA